The Anaeromyxobacter sp. Fw109-5 genomic interval CCGGCTCGAGGCGTGGCGGCGGCGCCCGCTGCGGATGCAGCTCGGCGAGCAGGCCGCGGGGATCACCGAGCCGTGGCTGTGACCGGCCCAAAGCACGACGGCCGGCGCCGCGGGGTCGCGGCCCGGCCGTCGAGCGTCGCTTCGGGGCGGACTAGCGCTTCGAGAACTGGAAGCGCTTGCGGGCGCCGGGGCGACCGTACTTCTTGCGCTCGACCGCGCGCGCGTCCCGGGTCATGAAGCCGGCCTTCTTGAGGATGGGCCGGTACTCCGGGTTGAGATCGCACAGCGCGCGGCTGATGCCGTGGCGGATCGCGCCGGCCTGGCCGGAGAGGCCGCCGCCGCGGGCGGTCACGAGCACGTCGAGCTTGCCCATCTGGTCGACGAGCTTCAGCGGCTCGACGAGGATCATCTTCGACGTCTCGCGGCCGAAGTACACGTCCATCGTGCGGCCGTTGATCGTGATGTTCCCGGTGCCGGGCACGAGCCGCACCCGGGCCACCGACTCCTTGCGGCGGCCGACCGAGATGTTCGCCTGAGTCGCCATCATCGTCTTTCCTTACTGCGCGAGGGGGAGCGCCTCGGGCTTCTGCGCGGCGTGCGGGTGCTGGTCACCCGCGTAGATCTTCAGCTTCGTCATCATCTGCCGGCCGAGCGCGCTCCGCGGGAGCATGCGGCGAACGGCGTTCTCGAGGATGTCCTCGGGGTGACGCTGGCGGAGCTTGTTCATCGGCGTGAGCTTCTCGCCGCCCGGGTACATCGTGTGGGTGAAGAAGACCTTGTCCGTCTCCTTCTTGCCGGTGAAGCGGGCCTTGCCCGCGTTCACCACCACGACGAAGTCGCCGGTGTCGAGGGAGGGCGTGTAGAGCGGCTTGTGCTTGCCCTTGAGGATCGACGCGATGCGGGTCGCGAGGCGCCCGACCGTCTGGTCGTTCGCATCGACGAGCCACCACCTGCGGCCCTTCAGGGCCTCGGCCTTCGTCGCGCTGTGGGTGGTGCCTTTGGCCATGGATGAACCTGGGGAAATCCCGAAATTGGAAACGCGCCTTTTAGAGGAGGGCCGCCCGGATGTCAAGGGCGAACCCGGCCGCCGAGAGAACCCGGGCGACGTCCTGAGGCCGGCGCAATCTAGCTCCTTCACGCCGCCCCCACAAGAGGCGGCGCCCCTTCTCTCGACGGCCCTCCCGCAGGCCGAGCTTGCGCCGCCGTCGCGCGCGGTGTGAACTCGCCCGCGATGCGCGCCGCGATCCCCCTCCTCCTCGCCCCGGCGCTGCTCTCCGCGGCGTGCGGCCACCGCCGCCCGAGGCCCGCCGCCGAGCTGGCCTGCCGCGCCGTGCGCGCCGACCCGGCGCGGCTGCGGGAGCACGTCGAGGCCCTGACGACGCGCTTCCAGCCGCGGAGCGCGGCGCACCCCGCGAACCTGGACCGCGCGGCGGCGTGGGTGGAGCAGGCCTTCCGCGCGGCGGGTGCCCAGGAGGTCGAGGCGCAGGTCTACCCCGCGTTCCGGGCGAGCTACCGGAACGTCATCGCCCGGTTCGGGCCGGACACCCCCGAGCGGCTCGTGCTGGGCGCGCACTACGACGCGGCGGGCGACGATCCCGGGGCGGACGACGACGCGAGCGGGGTGGCGGGCCTCGTCGAGATCGCCCGCATGCTCGCGGCCCAGCCGCCTCCGCTCCGGGTCGAGCTCGCCGCCTACACCCTCGAGGAGCCGCCCGGCTTCGCGACCGAGGCCATGGGCAGCGTCGTGCACGCCCGCTCGCTCAAGGAGGCGGACGTCCGGGTGCGGCTCATGATGTCGCTCGAGATGCTCGGCGCGTTCTCGGACGTCCCGGGGAGCCAGTCGGTCCCGGTCGGCATGAAGCGCGACGCCCTGCCGATCACCGGCGACTTCATCGCCATCGTCGGCCGGAGCGGCCACGCCGGCATGGTCTCCGAGATCGCCGCGGCCATGCGCTACGCCTCGGCCGTGCCGGTCCAGACGCTCGTCGCCGCGCGCGACATGCCCGGAGTGGATCTCTCGGACCACCGCAGCTTCTGGGACCTCGACTACCCGGCGGTGATGGTGACGGACACCGCGTTCTTCCGGAACCCGCGCTACCACACGCCGG includes:
- the rplM gene encoding 50S ribosomal protein L13; amino-acid sequence: MAKGTTHSATKAEALKGRRWWLVDANDQTVGRLATRIASILKGKHKPLYTPSLDTGDFVVVVNAGKARFTGKKETDKVFFTHTMYPGGEKLTPMNKLRQRHPEDILENAVRRMLPRSALGRQMMTKLKIYAGDQHPHAAQKPEALPLAQ
- the rpsI gene encoding 30S ribosomal protein S9; its protein translation is MATQANISVGRRKESVARVRLVPGTGNITINGRTMDVYFGRETSKMILVEPLKLVDQMGKLDVLVTARGGGLSGQAGAIRHGISRALCDLNPEYRPILKKAGFMTRDARAVERKKYGRPGARKRFQFSKR
- a CDS encoding M28 family peptidase translates to MRAAIPLLLAPALLSAACGHRRPRPAAELACRAVRADPARLREHVEALTTRFQPRSAAHPANLDRAAAWVEQAFRAAGAQEVEAQVYPAFRASYRNVIARFGPDTPERLVLGAHYDAAGDDPGADDDASGVAGLVEIARMLAAQPPPLRVELAAYTLEEPPGFATEAMGSVVHARSLKEADVRVRLMMSLEMLGAFSDVPGSQSVPVGMKRDALPITGDFIAIVGRSGHAGMVSEIAAAMRYASAVPVQTLVAARDMPGVDLSDHRSFWDLDYPAVMVTDTAFFRNPRYHTPEDTPDTLDYPRMAEVVEGVHCVVQAVARR